ctccccccccccctctctctcccccgcctccccctctgtctccccccgccctctcccctctctctccccctctctgtctccccgcccccctctctccccctctctctctctccccctctccctctcccccctctctctcccccccctctctccctctcccccctctctctcccccctctcctctcccctctccctctcccccctctctgtctcccccctctctctctccccctccctccgtctccccctctccgtctccccctctccaccctctccctctccccctctctgtccccccctctctctcccccccgccccccactcctctctgtttctcaggTGATCAGCAGTGACTCTGGCTCCTCAGTGATTTGTTGGCTGGTGGACACAGGTCAGAAGGTCAAGCAGTTCCACCGTTGTCATGGTGATGCTGAGATCTCCACCATGGCGCTGGATGGGACACAGACACGCTTGTTCACCGCCGGCACAGACGGAGTAGTCAAGGTCACTCGTTACATTCATTGACGAAGGCAGTCGCCATAAGCATGAAATAGATAAACACTAAGATGTGAATATTGTTCCATTCCAATCTGCAGGGTCATTGTGTAGAATATGTAGGTGTAACTAATAACCATAGTTACATCCAcagatacatactgtacatacacactaccgttcaaaagtttgaggtcacttaggcatttccttgtttttgaaagaaaagcacattttttttgtccattaaaataacatcaaattgatcaaaatgctgtgtagacattgttaatgtagtaaatgactattgttgctgaAACGGCTGATTTTAATGTAATATCTagataggtgtacagaggcccattatcagcaaccatcactcctgtgctccaatggcacgttgtgttagctcatccaaatgtatcattttaaaaggctaattgatcattagaaaacgttttgtaattatgttagcacagatgacaactgatgcctcacaagtcctcaactggtggCTTCACACATAGTACCGTACCCGCAAAACACAAGTCTcagcgtcaacagtgaagagcgactccgggatgctggccttctaggcagagttcctctgttcagtctcaacgtcaacagtgaagaggtgactccggatgctggccttctaggcagagttcctctgtccagtgtctgtgttcttttgcccatcttaatcttttcttggCCAGTCTGGGATatggcttttctttgcaactctgcctagaagcccATCATCCAGGAgttacctcttcactgttgacgttgagactagtgttttgtGAATTTTATTTAATGAAGCAAACACAGCAtgttagctaacacaatgtgccattggaacacaggagtgatggttgctgataatgggcctctgtacgcctatgtagatattccatcaaAAATCTgcctacaatagtaatttacaacattaacaatgtctacactgtatttctgatcaattttatgttattttaatggaccaaaaaatgcgcttttcttttaaaaaacaaggacatttctaagtgaccccaaacttttgaacggtagtgtagataTTACAAATGTTCAATAATACCATCTTCAATAGAAGGGACCTTAAATATATTGTTGTTTTGAAATCGAAGAATTGGGTGAAATAGAATAGATTACAGTAGAATTGTGTTATGAGACTGTTTGTTGATTGAGTCCAGTCAGTGTGACCCCTGACGTGTGGAAGTTTTAGGCGGAGGCTATCTGAAGCAGTGTTGGGCGGAGGCTATCTGAAGCAGTGTTGGGCGGAGGCTATCTGAAGCAGTGTTGGGCGGAGGCTATCTGAAGCAGTGTTGGGCGGAGGCTATCTGAAGCAGTGTTGGGCGGAGGCTATCTGAAGCAGGCAGTGTTGGGCGGAGGCTATCTGAAGCAGTGTTGGACGGAGGCTATCTGAAGCAGTGTTGGACGGAGGCTATCTGAAGCAGTGTTGGGCGGAGGCTATCTGAAGCAGTGTTGGACGGAGGCTATCTGAAGCAGTGTTGGGCGGAGGCTATCTGAAGCAGTGTTGGGCGGAGGCTATCTGAAGCAGTGTTGGACGGAGGCTATCTGAAGCAGTGTTGGGCGGAGGCTATCTGAAGCAGTGTTGGACGGAGGCTATCTGAAGCAGTGTTGGGCGGAGGCTATCTGAAGCAGTGTTGGACGGAGGCTATCTGAAGCAGTGTTGGACGGAGGCTATCTGAAGCAGTGTTGGACGGAGGCTATCTGACACTTGACTCTCTGTGAAACGTGTTTCATCTTCTCTGCTAGTATCTTTGTTGTGTCAGGAGTTTTCTGGTCTGCTGACTACCAACTGTGTTTACTTGTGTTTGTGTCCGAAACCCCCCGGGTGTttatctgtccgtccgtccgtccgtccgtaggtctgtctgtctacatttgAGTTGGTGTCTGTCCTTCTGTTAGTCTAGAGTTGGTGTCTGTCCTGCTGTTAGTCTAGAGTTGGTGTCTGTCGCTCTGTTAGTCTAGAGTTGGTGTCTGTTCTTCTGTTAGTCTAGAGTTGGTGTCTGTTCTTCTGTTAGTCTAGAGTTGGTGTATGTTCTTCTGTTAGTCTAGAGTTGGTGTCTGTCCTGCTGTTAGTCTAGAGTTGGTGTGTGTTCTTCTGTTAGTCTAGAGTTGGTGTCTGTCCTGCTGTTAGTCTAGAGTTGGTGTCTGTTCTTCTGTTAGTCTAGAGTTGGTGTCTGTTCTTCTGTTAGTCTAGAGTTGGTGTCTGTCCTGCTGTTAGTCTAGAGTTGGTGTCTGTCCTGCTGTTAGTCTAGAGTTGGTGTGTGTTCTTCTGTTAGTCTAGAGTTGGTGTCTGTCCTGCTGTTAGTCTAGAGTTGGTGTCTGTCCTGCTGTTAGTCTAGAGTTGGTGTCTGTTCTTCTGTTAGTCTAGAGTTGGTGTCTGTCCTGTGTTAGTCTAGAGTTGGTGTCTGTCCTGCTGTTAGTCTAGAGTTGGTGTCTGTTCTTCTGTTAGTCTAGAGTTGGTGTCTGTCTCTTTATGTTTGTCAGGGTGTCTGTCTCAGTGGTAAATGTCTCTGTCCCCTTGACTCCTGGTGTTGGATGTTAACCTGGTGGTGTCAATTTGATGGGGTGTCTGTTCTAGGTTCTAGATCTGTATTTCTTGGTTCTAACTGTGTGGTTCTAACTGTGTGGTTCTAGATCTGGGACTTTAACGGTCACTGTCACCACAGGCTGAATGCGGGCGGGACCAGGCCGTGGACATCTCCCAGGTTCTAGTACTGAAGAGAACCGTGCTGGTCATGGGCTGGGAGAGGTGTGTCCCTCTAAGACCTAATTTCTGACATTCAAAAGTCATGTCTGTAAGGTCAGTCTGTCACGGTTGCCGTAAGAACGGGACCAAGGCACAGCggagttccacatatttaattCAAAGTGAAACTTAAAGCAAAAACAATAAATCAGTACACGAACAA
The window above is part of the Oncorhynchus masou masou isolate Uvic2021 unplaced genomic scaffold, UVic_Omas_1.1 unplaced_scaffold_6025, whole genome shotgun sequence genome. Proteins encoded here:
- the LOC135536362 gene encoding WD repeat-containing protein 49-like; translated protein: MEAKREEGRRVTSHENSVTCVLYNSLFRQVISSDSGSSVICWLVDTGQKVKQFHRCHGDAEISTMALDGTQTRLFTAGTDGVVKIWDFNGHCHHRLNAGGTRPWTSPRF